One genomic segment of Bacteroides caccae includes these proteins:
- the pheT gene encoding phenylalanine--tRNA ligase subunit beta, with translation MNISYNWLKEYVNFDLTPDETAAALTSIGLETGGVEEVQTIKGGLEGLVIGEVLTCVEHPNSDHLHITTVNLGDGEPVQIVCGAPNVAAGQKVVVATLGTKLYDGDECFTIKKSKIRGVESTGMICAEDEIGIGTDHAGIIVLPAEAVPGTLAKDYYNIKSDYVLEVDITPNRADACSHYGVARDLYAYLIQNGKQATLQRPSVDAFKVENHDLDIEVTVENSEACPHYAGVTVKGVTVKESPEWLQNKLRLIGVRPINNVVDITNYIVHAFGQPLHCFDAGKIKGNEVIVKTMPEGTPFVTLDEVERKLNERDLMICNKEEAMCIAGVFGGLDSGSTEATTDVFIESAYFHPTWVRKTARRHGLNTDASFRFERGIDPNGVIYCLKLAAIMVKELAGGTISSEIKDVFTAPAKDFVVELNYGKVHSLVGKVIPVETIKSIVTSLEMKITNETAEGLTLSVPPYRVDVQRDCDVIEDILRIYGYNNVEIPSTLKSSLTTKGENDKSNKLQNLVAEQLVGCGFNEILNNSLTRAAYYDGLEAYPSNRLVMLLNPLSADLNCMRQTLLFGGLESIAHNANRKNADLKFFEFGNCYYFDADKKNPEKVLAPYTEDYHLGLWVTGKKVVNSWAHPDESSSVYELKAYVENILKRLGLDLHNLVVGNLTDDIFAAALSVHTKGGKRLASFGVVTKKLLKAFDIDNEVYYADLNWKELMKAIRSVKISYKEISKFPAVKRDLALLLDKNVQFAEIEKIAYDTEKKLLKEVELFDVYEGKNLEPGKKSYAVSFLLQDESQTLNDKMIDKIMSKLVKNLEDKLGAKLR, from the coding sequence ATGAATATCTCTTATAACTGGCTGAAAGAGTATGTCAACTTCGATTTGACGCCTGATGAAACGGCGGCTGCGCTGACATCAATCGGCCTGGAAACAGGTGGTGTGGAAGAAGTACAAACCATTAAAGGCGGTTTGGAAGGGCTTGTAATCGGCGAAGTGCTGACTTGCGTTGAACACCCTAACTCTGATCATTTACACATTACGACTGTCAACCTGGGAGACGGCGAACCGGTACAAATCGTTTGCGGAGCCCCGAATGTGGCTGCCGGACAAAAAGTAGTAGTGGCTACCTTAGGTACGAAACTCTATGACGGTGACGAATGTTTTACGATCAAAAAATCAAAAATCCGTGGGGTGGAATCTACCGGCATGATCTGTGCCGAAGATGAAATCGGTATCGGTACGGACCATGCGGGCATTATCGTTTTGCCGGCAGAAGCTGTTCCGGGTACGCTCGCCAAGGATTATTATAATATCAAGAGCGACTACGTGCTCGAAGTGGACATCACGCCCAACCGTGCTGATGCGTGCTCACACTATGGCGTAGCCCGCGACTTGTATGCTTATCTCATTCAGAACGGCAAACAGGCTACTCTGCAACGTCCTTCGGTAGACGCCTTCAAGGTGGAAAACCACGATCTGGATATTGAAGTCACAGTAGAGAACAGCGAGGCTTGCCCGCATTATGCCGGTGTGACCGTGAAAGGAGTGACCGTGAAGGAAAGCCCCGAATGGTTGCAGAATAAACTGCGTCTGATCGGCGTGCGTCCTATTAATAATGTAGTGGATATCACCAATTATATCGTTCATGCTTTCGGTCAGCCGTTGCACTGCTTTGATGCAGGCAAGATAAAAGGCAACGAGGTGATTGTGAAGACAATGCCCGAGGGTACTCCGTTCGTCACACTGGACGAAGTGGAACGCAAGTTGAACGAACGCGACCTGATGATCTGCAATAAAGAAGAAGCGATGTGCATTGCCGGTGTGTTCGGCGGACTGGATTCCGGTTCTACCGAAGCTACGACGGATGTGTTCATCGAGAGCGCCTATTTCCACCCGACATGGGTGCGCAAGACTGCCCGCCGTCACGGACTGAATACGGACGCTTCTTTCCGCTTCGAACGTGGTATCGACCCGAACGGAGTGATATACTGCCTGAAACTGGCTGCTATCATGGTGAAAGAATTGGCAGGAGGCACGATCTCTTCTGAAATTAAAGATGTGTTTACTGCTCCTGCGAAGGATTTCGTAGTGGAACTGAATTACGGGAAGGTGCATTCACTGGTAGGTAAAGTGATTCCGGTGGAAACAATCAAGAGTATTGTAACCAGCCTCGAAATGAAGATCACCAACGAAACTGCCGAAGGGCTGACATTGTCGGTTCCTCCTTATCGTGTGGACGTGCAGCGTGATTGTGACGTAATCGAAGATATTCTCCGCATCTACGGATATAATAATGTGGAAATTCCGTCTACGCTGAAGTCGAGCCTGACTACAAAAGGCGAAAATGATAAATCAAATAAATTGCAGAACCTGGTTGCAGAGCAACTCGTGGGTTGCGGATTCAATGAAATATTGAATAACTCGCTGACTCGCGCCGCTTATTATGACGGACTGGAAGCTTATCCGTCCAACCGCCTGGTGATGTTGCTGAATCCGTTGAGTGCGGACTTGAACTGTATGCGCCAGACTTTGTTGTTCGGCGGACTGGAAAGCATTGCGCATAATGCCAACCGCAAGAATGCGGATCTGAAATTCTTTGAATTCGGTAACTGCTACTATTTCGATGCCGACAAGAAGAATCCGGAAAAGGTGTTGGCTCCTTATACGGAAGACTATCATCTGGGCTTATGGGTGACCGGCAAGAAGGTGGTTAACTCGTGGGCACATCCGGATGAGAGCAGTTCGGTGTATGAACTGAAAGCTTACGTGGAGAATATCCTGAAACGCTTGGGACTGGATTTGCACAATCTGGTTGTAGGTAATCTGACTGATGACATTTTTGCTGCGGCACTTTCTGTACATACCAAGGGAGGCAAGCGTCTCGCATCGTTCGGCGTGGTGACTAAGAAACTGCTGAAGGCATTTGATATTGACAATGAAGTATATTATGCTGACTTGAACTGGAAGGAGCTGATGAAAGCGATCCGTTCGGTGAAGATCAGCTACAAGGAAATATCCAAGTTCCCGGCCGTGAAACGTGACCTGGCATTGTTGCTTGACAAGAATGTGCAGTTTGCCGAAATCGAGAAGATCGCTTATGATACGGAGAAAAAGTTGCTGAAAGAAGTGGAACTCTTTGACGTATACGAAGGCAAGAACCTGGAACCGGGCAAGAAATCGTATGCAGTCAGCTTCCTGCTTCAGGATGAAAGCCAGACTCTGAACGACAAGATGATTGATAAGATTATGTCGAAACTGGTGAAGAATCTGGAAGATAAACTGGGTGCTAAACTTAGATAA
- a CDS encoding YebC/PmpR family DNA-binding transcriptional regulator: protein MGRAFEYRKAAKLKRWGHMAKTFTRLGKQIAIAVKAGGPEPENNPTLRSVIATCKRENMPKDNIERAIKNALGKDQSDYKSMTYEGYGPHGIAVFVDTLTDNTTRTVADVRSVFNKFGGNLGTMGSLAFLFDHKCMFTFKIKEGMDMEELILDLIDYDVEDEYEQDDEEGTITIYGDPKSYAAIQKHLEECGFEDVGGDFTYIPNDLKDVTPEQRETLDKMIERLEEFDDVQTVYTNMKPEGGEEE from the coding sequence ATGGGAAGAGCATTTGAATATAGAAAAGCCGCAAAGTTGAAACGGTGGGGCCACATGGCTAAAACATTTACAAGACTGGGTAAACAGATTGCCATTGCTGTGAAGGCTGGTGGTCCGGAACCTGAAAATAACCCGACATTGCGTTCGGTAATTGCTACTTGTAAGCGTGAGAATATGCCGAAAGACAATATCGAACGTGCTATCAAAAACGCATTGGGTAAAGACCAGAGCGACTACAAGAGCATGACTTACGAAGGATACGGTCCTCACGGAATTGCTGTTTTTGTGGATACGCTGACTGATAATACAACCCGCACGGTGGCTGATGTACGCTCCGTATTCAATAAATTCGGCGGTAACCTCGGAACTATGGGTTCTCTGGCTTTCCTTTTCGACCATAAGTGTATGTTCACTTTCAAAATCAAGGAGGGCATGGATATGGAAGAATTGATCCTTGACCTGATTGACTACGACGTGGAAGATGAGTACGAACAGGATGATGAGGAAGGTACAATCACGATCTACGGAGATCCGAAAAGCTATGCCGCTATCCAGAAACATCTGGAAGAATGCGGATTCGAAGATGTCGGTGGAGACTTTACTTATATCCCGAACGACTTGAAAGACGTGACGCCGGAACAACGTGAAACTTTGGATAAGATGATCGAACGTCTGGAAGAGTTTGACGATGTGCAGACTGTTTATACGAACATGAAACCGGAAGGCGGAGAAGAAGAATAA
- a CDS encoding TIGR03905 family TSCPD domain-containing protein has translation MEYVYKTQGTCSTNIELNVEDGVVKEVAFWGGCNGNLQGISRLVKGMKVEEVIKKLEGVRCGGRPTSCPDQLCRALHEMGY, from the coding sequence ATGGAATATGTTTATAAAACTCAGGGGACTTGCAGCACGAACATCGAACTGAACGTGGAAGACGGTGTAGTGAAAGAGGTGGCCTTCTGGGGAGGATGTAACGGTAATCTTCAAGGAATTTCACGCCTGGTGAAAGGCATGAAGGTAGAAGAAGTGATAAAGAAACTTGAAGGGGTTCGTTGCGGTGGCAGACCGACGTCTTGTCCCGACCAACTATGCCGTGCATTGCATGAAATGGGATATTGA
- a CDS encoding Nramp family divalent metal transporter, translated as MKNIFQDLKRKDHKRYLGGLDLFKYIGPGLLVTVGFIDPGNWASNFAAGSEFGYSLLWVVTLSTIMLIVLQHNVAHLGIVTGLCLSEAATKYTPKWVSRPILGTAVLASISTSLAEILGGAIALEMLLDIPIIWGAVLTTLFVSIMLFTNSYKKIERSIIAFVSVIGLSFIYELFLVDIDWPAATVGWVTPAFPKGSMLIIMSVLGAVVMPHNLFLHSEVIQSHEYNKKDDASIKKVLKYELFDTLFSMIVGWAINSAMILLAAATFFKSGIQVEELQQAQSLLEPLLGSNAAIVFALALLMAGISSTITSGMAAGSIFAGIFGESYHIKDSHSQVGVLLSLGIALLLIFFIGDPFKGLIISQMILSIQLPFTVFLQVGLTSSRKVMGEYVNSRWSTFVLYAIAIIVSVLNIMLLFS; from the coding sequence ATGAAGAATATTTTTCAAGACTTAAAACGAAAAGATCATAAGCGATATCTGGGCGGACTGGATCTCTTTAAATACATCGGACCGGGACTTTTGGTTACTGTGGGTTTTATTGATCCGGGAAACTGGGCTTCCAATTTTGCCGCAGGTTCTGAATTCGGGTATTCGTTACTTTGGGTGGTCACCCTGTCTACTATCATGCTGATCGTTCTTCAACATAATGTTGCCCACCTGGGGATTGTCACCGGGCTCTGCCTCTCGGAAGCGGCCACTAAATACACTCCCAAATGGGTATCCCGTCCTATACTCGGAACGGCGGTGCTGGCTTCCATTTCCACTTCATTGGCGGAAATCCTGGGCGGTGCCATTGCATTGGAAATGTTGTTGGATATTCCTATTATATGGGGGGCTGTGCTGACAACGCTTTTTGTCTCCATTATGCTTTTCACCAACTCTTACAAAAAGATCGAGCGTTCCATTATCGCATTCGTCTCGGTGATCGGGCTGTCGTTTATTTATGAGTTGTTTCTGGTGGATATTGACTGGCCGGCCGCAACGGTGGGGTGGGTCACTCCGGCTTTCCCGAAAGGAAGTATGCTGATTATTATGAGCGTACTGGGAGCGGTGGTAATGCCGCATAACCTGTTCCTGCATTCGGAAGTGATACAGAGCCACGAGTACAATAAAAAAGATGACGCCTCTATCAAGAAGGTGTTGAAATACGAGTTGTTTGATACGCTTTTTTCAATGATTGTGGGCTGGGCTATCAATAGCGCGATGATTCTGCTGGCGGCTGCCACCTTCTTTAAAAGCGGCATTCAGGTGGAGGAATTGCAACAGGCTCAGTCATTGCTGGAACCGCTGTTGGGAAGTAATGCGGCAATCGTGTTTGCACTGGCTTTGCTTATGGCGGGCATTTCGTCCACTATCACAAGCGGAATGGCGGCAGGTTCTATCTTTGCCGGTATTTTCGGCGAGTCTTATCATATCAAGGACAGTCACTCGCAGGTAGGCGTGCTCTTGTCTTTGGGAATTGCCCTGTTGTTGATTTTCTTTATCGGAGATCCTTTTAAAGGACTGATTATTTCGCAGATGATACTCAGCATCCAATTGCCTTTCACGGTATTCCTGCAAGTGGGGCTGACCTCCTCGCGGAAGGTAATGGGAGAGTATGTCAATAGCCGTTGGAGCACATTTGTGCTGTATGCCATTGCGATTATAGTATCGGTACTGAACATCATGCTGCTATTCTCCTGA
- a CDS encoding exodeoxyribonuclease III, with amino-acid sequence MKIITYNVNGLRAAVSKGLPEWLEQENPDILCLQETKLQPDQYPVEVFEALGYKSYLYSAQKKGYSGVALLTKQEPDHVEYGMGMEAYDNEGRFIRADFGDLSVVSVYHPSGTSGDERQAFKMVWLEDFQKYVLELQKSRPNLILCGDYNICHEPIDIHDPVRNAKNSGFLPEEREWMTRFLAAGFIDSFRMLYPEKQEYTWWSYRFNSRAKNKGWRIDYCMASEPVRPLLMSARILNDAMHSDHCPMMLEIKKHEIVYGRR; translated from the coding sequence ATGAAGATTATTACTTATAATGTAAACGGGCTTCGTGCTGCCGTATCTAAAGGACTGCCGGAATGGCTGGAGCAGGAGAATCCCGATATTCTTTGTCTGCAAGAGACAAAACTGCAACCGGACCAGTATCCGGTAGAGGTGTTCGAAGCATTGGGCTATAAGTCCTATCTGTATTCGGCACAAAAGAAAGGATATAGCGGAGTGGCTTTACTTACGAAGCAGGAACCGGATCACGTGGAGTACGGAATGGGTATGGAGGCATACGACAATGAGGGGCGTTTTATACGTGCGGACTTTGGAGATTTGTCCGTGGTCAGTGTTTATCATCCTTCGGGGACAAGCGGGGATGAGCGTCAGGCTTTTAAAATGGTGTGGCTGGAAGACTTTCAGAAGTATGTGCTGGAGTTGCAGAAGTCTCGTCCGAACCTGATTCTTTGCGGTGATTATAATATTTGCCACGAGCCGATTGATATTCATGACCCTGTCCGGAACGCAAAGAACAGTGGTTTCCTTCCCGAAGAACGGGAATGGATGACCCGTTTCCTTGCAGCGGGATTCATTGATTCGTTCCGTATGCTTTATCCGGAAAAACAGGAGTATACCTGGTGGAGTTACCGTTTTAACTCGCGTGCCAAGAATAAGGGTTGGAGAATCGACTATTGCATGGCCAGTGAACCGGTCCGCCCGTTACTGATGAGCGCACGTATCTTGAATGACGCCATGCATTCGGACCACTGTCCGATGATGTTGGAAATAAAAAAACACGAAATAGTTTATGGAAGAAGATAG
- a CDS encoding C-GCAxxG-C-C family protein, translated as MEEDRIQKAVELFKSGYNCSQSVVAAFADMYGFTQEQALRMAASFGGGIGRMRETCGAACGLFLVAGLKTGATEAADREGKAANYAVVQELAAEFKKRNGSLICAELLGLKKKEPVSTIPEERTAQYYSKRPCAKMVEEAARIWVEYLEKHPK; from the coding sequence ATGGAAGAAGATAGAATACAAAAAGCGGTGGAGCTTTTTAAGAGCGGATACAATTGCTCACAGTCTGTTGTGGCTGCTTTTGCCGATATGTACGGATTTACACAGGAACAGGCATTGCGTATGGCTGCCTCTTTCGGCGGAGGAATAGGACGCATGCGCGAGACGTGCGGGGCTGCGTGCGGGTTGTTTCTGGTGGCCGGCCTGAAAACGGGGGCTACGGAGGCGGCAGACCGGGAAGGAAAAGCTGCCAATTATGCGGTAGTGCAGGAACTGGCAGCCGAATTTAAAAAACGTAACGGCTCTCTGATTTGTGCGGAATTGTTGGGATTAAAGAAAAAAGAACCGGTTTCCACTATTCCGGAAGAACGTACAGCTCAGTATTATAGCAAACGCCCGTGCGCAAAAATGGTGGAAGAAGCGGCAAGAATCTGGGTGGAATATCTCGAAAAACACCCTAAATGA
- a CDS encoding winged helix-turn-helix domain-containing protein, with protein sequence MLKEKAGVIAGTIWNALNETEGMTAKQLKKATKLVDKDLFLGLGWLLREDKVSVEEVEGELFIKLI encoded by the coding sequence ATGTTGAAAGAAAAAGCAGGTGTAATCGCAGGTACTATCTGGAATGCACTGAACGAAACAGAAGGAATGACTGCCAAGCAATTGAAAAAAGCAACTAAATTGGTTGACAAAGATTTGTTCCTCGGACTTGGCTGGTTATTGAGAGAAGACAAAGTCTCTGTGGAAGAAGTGGAAGGTGAACTCTTCATCAAATTGATCTAA
- the lepA gene encoding translation elongation factor 4, with protein MKNIRNFCIIAHIDHGKSTLADRLLEFTNTIQVTTGQMLDDMDLEKERGITIKSHAIQMEYNYKGEKYVLNLIDTPGHVDFSYEVSRSIAACEGALLIVDASQGVQAQTISNLYMAIEHDLEIIPVINKCDMASAMPEEVEDEIVELLGCKREEIIRASGKTGMGVEEILAAVIERIPHPEGDEEAPLQALIFDSVFNSFRGIIAYFKIENGVIRKGDKVKFFNTGKEYDADEVGVLKMELVPRNELRTGDVGYIISGIKTSKEVKVGDTITHVARPCDKAIAGFEEVKPMVFAGVYPIEAEDFEDLRASLEKLQLNDASLTFQPESSLALGFGFRCGFLGLLHMEIVQERLDREFDMNVITTVPNVSYNIYDKQGNMKEVHNPGGMPDPTLIDHIEEPYIKASIITTTDYIGPIMTLCLGKRGELLKQEYISGNRVEIYYNMPLGEIVIDFYDRLKSISKGYASFDYHPNGFRPSKLVKLDIMLNGEPVDALSTLIHFDNAYDMGRRMCEKLKELIPRQQFEIAIQAAIGAKIIARETIKAVRKDVTAKCYGGDVSRKRKLLEKQKKGKKRMKQIGNVEVPQKAFLAVLKLD; from the coding sequence ATGAAGAATATACGCAACTTTTGCATTATTGCTCATATCGACCACGGTAAGTCAACCCTGGCCGACCGCTTGTTGGAGTTTACCAACACCATTCAGGTGACCACGGGGCAGATGCTTGATGATATGGACTTGGAGAAGGAAAGAGGGATCACGATCAAAAGCCATGCTATCCAAATGGAGTATAACTATAAGGGGGAGAAGTATGTACTCAACCTGATTGATACTCCGGGGCACGTGGACTTTTCGTATGAGGTGTCCCGTTCCATTGCCGCTTGCGAAGGTGCATTGCTGATTGTCGATGCATCGCAGGGAGTACAGGCACAGACGATCTCCAACCTGTATATGGCTATTGAACACGACCTTGAGATTATTCCCGTTATCAACAAATGCGATATGGCCAGTGCCATGCCGGAGGAAGTGGAGGATGAGATTGTGGAACTGCTGGGTTGCAAGCGGGAAGAAATTATCCGCGCATCCGGTAAGACGGGTATGGGAGTGGAAGAAATCCTGGCAGCCGTTATCGAACGTATCCCGCATCCCGAAGGGGATGAGGAAGCACCGTTACAGGCTTTGATTTTCGACTCTGTATTCAACTCTTTCCGTGGAATTATCGCTTATTTCAAGATTGAGAACGGAGTGATCCGTAAAGGTGACAAAGTGAAGTTTTTCAATACCGGCAAGGAGTATGACGCCGATGAGGTGGGGGTGCTGAAAATGGAACTGGTTCCCCGGAATGAACTTCGCACGGGAGATGTAGGCTATATCATTTCCGGTATCAAGACTTCGAAAGAGGTAAAGGTGGGAGATACCATTACCCATGTGGCTCGTCCGTGTGACAAGGCGATTGCGGGTTTTGAGGAAGTAAAGCCTATGGTGTTCGCCGGGGTCTACCCGATTGAGGCGGAAGATTTTGAAGACTTGCGTGCTTCTCTGGAGAAATTGCAGTTGAACGACGCTTCCTTGACTTTCCAGCCCGAATCATCGTTGGCGTTGGGCTTCGGTTTCCGTTGCGGTTTTCTCGGGTTGCTTCACATGGAGATTGTGCAGGAACGTCTTGACCGTGAGTTTGATATGAATGTGATTACTACGGTGCCTAACGTATCTTACAATATATATGACAAGCAAGGCAATATGAAGGAGGTGCATAACCCCGGTGGTATGCCTGATCCGACGTTGATAGATCACATTGAAGAACCGTATATCAAAGCGTCTATTATTACAACGACCGATTATATAGGTCCGATCATGACGCTCTGTCTGGGCAAGCGCGGGGAACTGCTTAAACAGGAATATATTTCCGGCAACCGGGTGGAGATATATTACAATATGCCTTTGGGGGAAATTGTGATTGACTTCTATGACCGCCTGAAAAGTATTTCGAAAGGATATGCGTCGTTCGATTATCATCCGAACGGTTTCCGTCCCTCGAAACTGGTCAAACTGGATATCATGCTGAATGGTGAGCCTGTGGATGCGCTTTCTACACTGATCCACTTTGACAATGCGTATGATATGGGACGCCGGATGTGTGAGAAGTTGAAGGAACTGATTCCCCGCCAGCAGTTTGAGATTGCTATTCAAGCCGCTATCGGGGCGAAAATTATTGCCCGCGAAACGATTAAGGCGGTTCGCAAGGATGTGACTGCCAAATGTTATGGCGGTGACGTGAGCCGTAAGCGCAAGCTGCTTGAAAAGCAGAAAAAAGGTAAAAAACGAATGAAACAAATTGGCAACGTGGAAGTGCCGCAGAAAGCCTTCCTCGCAGTATTAAAACTGGATTAA
- a CDS encoding cation:proton antiporter, producing MRKVLSFSGFLMLGLVVSQFLPVIAGEGYGTVKSISNILLYVCLSFIMINVGREFVLDKSRWKSYAEDYFIAMATAALPWFMIAIYYVFILLPPDYWNSWEAWKENLLLSRFAAPTSAGILFTMLAAIGLKSSWIYKKIQVLAIFDDLDTIILMIPLQIMMIGLRWQLIIVVVIVFMLLAAGWQQLNKYDWRQDWKAILFYSVIIFLATQILYLGSKELYGEAGSIHIEVLLPAFVLGMIMKHKEHDTPVERRVSTGISFFFMFLVGMSMPHFIGVNFAETHSGAYSVTGSQEMMSWGMILFHVVIVSLLSNVGKLCPMFFYRDRKLSERLALSIGMFTRGEVGAGIIFIALGYNLGGPALVISVLTLVLNLILTGIFVLWVKKLALRSYTD from the coding sequence ATGAGAAAAGTTCTGTCTTTTTCGGGCTTCCTGATGTTGGGGCTCGTCGTATCGCAATTCCTGCCGGTGATAGCAGGTGAGGGGTATGGAACCGTGAAGTCCATATCGAATATACTACTCTATGTATGTCTTAGTTTTATAATGATTAATGTAGGCCGGGAATTTGTGCTCGACAAGTCCCGCTGGAAAAGTTATGCCGAGGATTATTTTATAGCAATGGCTACTGCTGCTTTGCCTTGGTTTATGATTGCTATCTACTATGTGTTTATCTTGCTTCCGCCTGACTATTGGAATAGTTGGGAGGCATGGAAAGAGAACCTGCTGTTGAGCCGTTTTGCCGCTCCGACATCAGCGGGAATCTTGTTTACCATGCTCGCCGCTATCGGGCTGAAGTCCAGTTGGATTTATAAGAAGATTCAGGTATTGGCTATTTTCGATGATTTGGATACGATCATCCTGATGATTCCTCTCCAGATCATGATGATCGGATTGCGCTGGCAGTTGATTATTGTCGTGGTGATTGTGTTTATGCTGTTGGCCGCCGGTTGGCAACAGTTGAATAAATACGACTGGCGTCAGGACTGGAAAGCGATCCTGTTCTATTCGGTTATCATATTTCTGGCTACGCAGATACTCTATCTCGGTAGCAAGGAGCTGTACGGAGAGGCGGGAAGTATCCATATTGAGGTGCTGCTTCCGGCATTTGTATTGGGTATGATTATGAAGCATAAGGAACATGACACGCCTGTGGAACGGAGAGTTTCTACCGGAATCTCTTTCTTCTTTATGTTCCTGGTAGGAATGAGTATGCCTCATTTTATCGGAGTCAATTTTGCGGAAACGCACTCGGGGGCATATTCGGTGACAGGTTCCCAGGAAATGATGTCGTGGGGGATGATTCTGTTTCATGTGGTAATTGTTTCTTTGTTGTCGAACGTGGGAAAGTTATGTCCTATGTTTTTCTATCGTGACCGGAAGCTGAGTGAACGACTGGCACTTTCTATCGGTATGTTTACCCGTGGTGAAGTGGGGGCCGGAATTATTTTTATCGCATTGGGATATAATTTGGGAGGTCCGGCATTGGTAATTTCTGTACTTACTTTAGTACTGAACTTGATTTTGACCGGAATATTTGTTCTTTGGGTGAAAAAACTGGCTTTAAGGAGCTATACTGATTAA
- a CDS encoding BlaI/MecI/CopY family transcriptional regulator has product MKRLTAKEEEIMRIFWENGPMFVRGLLAYYEDPKPHYNTVSTLVRGLEEKGFVGYTPYGNTYQYYALVSEKEYKSSALKEVISQYYNNSYVNVVSSFIEEEGLSVDELKALIDQIQRGKNEK; this is encoded by the coding sequence ATGAAACGATTGACAGCAAAAGAAGAAGAAATAATGCGTATTTTCTGGGAAAACGGCCCGATGTTTGTTCGCGGACTATTAGCTTATTATGAAGATCCCAAACCGCATTATAATACCGTTTCCACTCTTGTGCGCGGGTTGGAGGAGAAAGGATTCGTAGGTTATACGCCTTATGGAAATACTTATCAATATTATGCACTTGTTTCGGAGAAGGAGTATAAAAGTTCTGCTCTTAAAGAAGTGATTTCTCAATACTATAATAATTCGTATGTCAATGTTGTGTCTTCTTTTATTGAAGAAGAAGGATTGTCTGTTGATGAGCTTAAAGCACTCATTGACCAGATTCAACGAGGGAAAAACGAAAAATAG